Part of the Penaeus vannamei isolate JL-2024 chromosome 17, ASM4276789v1, whole genome shotgun sequence genome is shown below.
tatgtatatattaattaattaatatatacttacataaataaatatatacctgtaaacacacatatatatccatacaaaaatatctcacttacatacatatatctaactatctatctctatgcactatacatatcatatatacaataaatattacatatgcaatatgttatatatattatgaatttcatatatactatctctatctatctatccctgtcatccatctacatatctataggagaaaaagaaaatgaataaagaaaaaagaaaaaaaggaagtaaaagtaaaataatattgGCCAACTATATCTTCCAATACATAACTTTTTGTTtcaaagacatatacatacttgcCATTATCTGTGAACAAACTACACTCTCTATTCAGTTGTTCACAATTAGTTGCCACGTTGACTGTGTGGGTGAGCTTGAAGAAGCGATCAAagatatttcttcttatttcaaaTGTCTTCTGCTCAGTCTCCTTCAACACACTTGTCCCCTTGagaatatattattatcaattaaggATTTACTGATACAAAGCACTACTTCACTTTACACTAATTACTTGCTTGAGTCTGGCATTACACGAAATCAGTTATTACTGACAAAGTTCTTCAATTTACGATAATAGTTAGGTGAAGTAGGGAGGGTAGTTAACATTCTTTAGGTGATCAGTGGGCATTCACTAATCATATATTTTAAATCTAATATTCTGTGATGATTGAATTCTATGAAATGGGACAAACACCTTATCTTTGAACAAGTAAAAGGAATAATGCATATACTATCAGTGATCTTGAAATATGCCATAGTTTTCCTTTGGTAAGCATTTCATTTAAAACAAAAGGTAACAAAATCCTTTTACATTTTAATGTTGGTTTTGATTACACTACCTCACACCAGTGTAGAAGGTCGGCAGCTGCAGATGGTCCCATGTACCTGTATATCTCTATGCTTGTTTGGTCAGAAGAAAATGCAATAAGAaacctgaaaaaagaagaaaaaaattataggaAACTACAAGAATAATCTAATAacacatattttatattcttAAGATGTATATGGACTGGCCTTGAATGAAGTATCTGAAGAGATGTTCCTTTTGCATAGTATTATTCTATTACACATATAATCTTTTAAATTACTCTATCTGTCATGCTAAACTACAATTGAATGCAAACATACCTAAATGTAATTTTATAATATGAAATATTGGTGTAATCAATGGTTACcaattctttgttatttattattgattgattgattgatttttttcataaatgaTGAATGTAAACTTTTCATGAATTATACTATGACTATATCACTGTTACAGAATTTGGAAAAATTAACTTTAATTCAGAGTCCTTTAGAGTTTACAAAATACAAATCATTACATACTTACCTTCCATCTGGACTGAATTTACGCAAAAAACAAGGAGGCTTCTGAACATTGGTCACTGTAAAATTTGGTGTGATGTTCTGGTAGAAGTAGCGGTTGCTGTGCTCATGCTGTCGAGGCTTTCGGTGAATTTCACGATGGAAGAGCCGAACCACCAGATTCTGTGCAGGAATTTTCTGCACCCGAATCCCAGGCCCAGAGTTGTCAAACTCCATGGCTGGAAGAACCATCATGAATTAGtctttgatatataaatatgtttatatatacatgtgtgtgtatatacaaatatatgaaattcGATACCTAACAACCATTCCTTATATATAGAGGGAAATAAATCTATGTGATATTGTGAAATCATGACATCATGAAAACTTGCCGTCAGATTATTCTCATGGATTTCACTGAAATTGTGGGGAGCCTACAAATATAAGGCTCTGACCACCACCCTGATAATGGACCATGAAAATCAATAATTAAACCACTGACTCATCATATATGCTCAATAAAAGCTAATATTTATGAAACAAAGGTACTTAGTTATATTAAATCTTGTAATCAGAGTTTTCATTTATCAGTATCTAATCAAACGACAATAGTATTTGCGAAGAGTTCAAATTATGTACAGATCTTTGGAGATTTGAGATTCAAGTTCTATCATTACAAAATATATGTTGAAGAGATTTTTGGGCCTTTGCTGAAGCATGGAAGCCATGTTCACTAGCAGGTAATATCCTATTTGTAATACAAATCTTTTTTATTtgcaaattatcataaaaatatttaaagacattttatataaaaaaggaaacaatttGCTGTTATATTTTAACCCACCTGCCAACAAATCCAATCTGGCTCGCACCAGCTGTCTGTGCCATTTATTCTTAAATTCGGAATCAGTCCGAGACTTTTCTTGCCTGGCTGTTAGTGGATGTTGTTTATGGAGTTCTACTGGAGTTCCTTATTTAAGAGTAAATAGAACACACAGCTCTTGTAAGATATATTGGATTTGTTAACTGGTGGGTTGAAATGTACAGTATATTGGTTGCTTTTGTATATGAATGTCTTCTTTATCTCAACTTTACAATGGATATGATGTCTAGGAAAACTGTCAATACATTACTGAAACAAAAAATGTTCAAAACTTTCACTGATATACAAAACAAACATAGTACACTACAAGCACCTTCACA
Proteins encoded:
- the LOC113817686 gene encoding DET1 homolog, whose product is MSSNHHGLGTFSLNPCLKRLCTGTPVELHKQHPLTARQEKSRTDSEFKNKWHRQLVRARLDLLAAMEFDNSGPGIRVQKIPAQNLVVRLFHREIHRKPRQHEHSNRYFYQNITPNFTVTNVQKPPCFLRKFSPDGRFLIAFSSDQTSIEIYRYMGPSAAADLLHWCEGTSVLKETEQKTFEIRRNIFDRFFKLTHTVNVATNCEQLNRECSLFTDNGKYVYVFETKSYVLEDIKSESGHWLWRGSYIALPQHTSAAGAMCQLALNNGASTPHFSPREIS